A stretch of Lysobacter sp. K5869 DNA encodes these proteins:
- the pepQ gene encoding Xaa-Pro dipeptidase: MTASASPAALYAQHFAEQQRRAAEALARGGFDHLLVPSGTLHYQVFDDRDYPYAANPQFKAWVPLVRNPGSWLVFTPGAKPKLIYLQPFDYWHVVPQAPSGEWVEHFEVIVIREPQDALPHLPKNPARCAVLGEPQSALGDYAPNNPPAVIDYLEYHRAFKTPYEVAMMREATRKGVRAHRAAEAAFRAGASEFDIHLAYCGAARQDANDLPYGNIVALNQNGAVLHYMELDREAPAQSRSFLIDAGASHAGYACDITRTYAADTSGEFQALIDAVDAAQQRMCAQVRAGFDYKQLHLDAHLALAGILKEFGVLKISPESAVAAGVSNVFFPHGIGHGIGLQVHEVAGFAASDRGGRIDKPAGHPYLRLTRVLEPGMAVTIEPGLYFVDLLLDGLQHGEHRDAVDWARIDAFRPFGGIRIEDDVVCTDDAPINLTREAFAAA; this comes from the coding sequence ATGACTGCTTCCGCCTCCCCCGCCGCCCTCTACGCGCAGCATTTCGCCGAACAGCAGCGCCGCGCCGCGGAAGCGCTGGCGCGCGGCGGGTTCGACCATCTGCTCGTCCCCAGCGGCACCCTGCACTACCAAGTCTTCGACGACCGCGACTATCCCTACGCGGCGAACCCGCAGTTCAAGGCCTGGGTGCCGCTGGTGCGCAACCCCGGCAGCTGGCTGGTCTTCACTCCGGGCGCCAAGCCCAAGCTGATCTATCTGCAGCCGTTCGATTACTGGCATGTGGTGCCGCAAGCGCCGAGCGGCGAATGGGTCGAGCACTTCGAGGTGATCGTGATCCGCGAGCCGCAAGACGCGCTGCCGCACCTGCCGAAGAATCCCGCGCGCTGCGCCGTCCTCGGCGAGCCGCAGAGCGCGCTCGGCGACTACGCGCCGAACAATCCGCCCGCGGTGATCGATTACCTGGAATACCACCGCGCGTTCAAGACGCCTTACGAAGTGGCGATGATGCGCGAAGCCACCCGCAAGGGCGTGCGCGCGCACCGCGCCGCCGAGGCCGCGTTCCGCGCCGGCGCCAGCGAGTTCGACATCCATCTGGCCTACTGCGGCGCCGCGCGCCAGGACGCCAACGATCTGCCCTACGGCAACATCGTCGCGCTCAACCAGAACGGCGCGGTGCTGCACTACATGGAACTCGACCGCGAAGCGCCGGCGCAGTCACGCAGCTTCCTGATCGACGCCGGCGCCAGCCACGCCGGTTACGCCTGCGACATCACCCGCACCTACGCGGCCGACACGAGCGGCGAATTCCAGGCGCTGATCGACGCGGTCGACGCCGCGCAGCAGCGCATGTGCGCGCAGGTGCGCGCCGGCTTCGACTACAAGCAGCTGCACCTGGACGCGCATCTGGCCCTGGCCGGCATCCTCAAGGAATTCGGCGTGCTCAAGATTTCGCCGGAATCGGCGGTCGCCGCCGGCGTCAGCAACGTGTTCTTCCCGCACGGCATCGGCCACGGCATCGGCCTGCAGGTGCACGAAGTCGCCGGCTTCGCCGCCAGCGACCGCGGCGGGCGCATCGACAAGCCGGCCGGGCATCCCTACCTGCGTTTGACCCGGGTACTGGAGCCGGGCATGGCGGTGACGATCGAGCCGGGGCTGTACTTCGTCGATCTGCTGCTCGACGGCCTGCAGCACGGCGAACACCGCGACGCCGTGGATTGGGCGCGCATCGACGCGTTCCGCCCGTTCGGCGGCATCCGCATCGAAGACGACGTGGTCTGCACCGACGACGCGCCGATCAACCTGACCCGCGAAGCGTTCGCCGCGGCCTGA